The Streptomyces sp. NBC_00569 genomic sequence GTCGCGCGGGCGAGGCGCGGGTCGAGGAAGCCGGCGAAGACGTACGACCAGCCGAACCGCTCGGCGGCGGTCACGAACCCGGTGTCCTTGACGAACGTCGCGAACTGGGCGTTCGTGACGGCGTGTTCGTCGATCCGGAAGGGGCCGACGGTGACCTCGCGAACCGGTCCCTCGCCGTCGCCGTGGTTCGCCCGGTCGTCCTCGTTGCCCATGCGGAACGTGCCGCCGGGCAGCGTCACCATGCCCTTGCCGGAGGCGCGCCGGGCCGTCGGGGCGAGGGGCACGGGCTGCGGATCGCCGCCGCCTTCGCGGCGCGCGGCGCAGCAGGCCTTCGGGGTCACGTCTTCCGCAGTCATGGTTCCGCCTCGTACACGCACTGGACCGATGCGGCCGATCCTCGCACGCGTGGGGCGGCCCGCGTCCGGCGGGCCACCCCACGTCCCTGTCCCCGCGCTCAGACCCGGGAGCGGTAGAGCCCGAACCGGGCGATGTGCGGGCCGGTGCGGGTCTGCGTGATCCGCAGGCGCCACTCGCGGGCCGTCACCGGCGCCGGCAGGACCAGGACGCGGCTCGCGCCGATCGTCCCGGCCCGCGCCACCTCGGTCCAGGCGCCGCCGGACTTCGCCTCCACGACGAACTGCTCCACCTGCTGCCCGTGCCGGATGTCCTCGGCGAGCCGGATGCGGTCGACCTCCCGGGCGGTGCGCAGGTCGACGGTGCGGGTGCCCGCGCCGTCGTCGCGCACACGGGCGCCGTCCGCCAGGTCCTCGGGCAGTTCGCGGTCGATGCGCTCGCGGAACTCCTTGAGCCGCGCCACGTCCGCCGCGGGCAGCAGGCCGTCCGTGTCCGGCGGGATGTTGAGCAGCAGCACGGAGTTGCGGCCCACCGACCGGAACCAGATGTCGGCCAACTGGTCGACGCTCTTGGGCTGTTGGTCCGCGTGGTAGAACCATCCGGGCCTGATGGACACATCGCACTCGGCGGGCCACCACTGGAGATACTGGGCTACGGAGCGCGACTGGGCGAGCGCGTCACGGCTGCCCTGGTCCGGCGCGTCGTACCGCAGGGCGTAGTCGACGCTTCCGTTGCCCGAGTCCTTGACCGGGACGACGCTCCACTCGTCCTCGCGCGCCAGTCCGCCCTCGTTGCCCACCCAGCGCACGTCCGGTCCGCGCACGGCCATGGTGGCGCCGGGGGCGAGCGCGCGGATCACCGCGTACCAGCTGTCCCAGTCGTACGTCTCGACCTTCTCCGGCGGGATGCGGCCCTGCGCGCCGTCGAACCACACCTCGTCGACGGGCCCGTACTCGGTGAGCACCTCGTAGAGCTGGTTGAGCATGTGGGCGCCGTAGTCGGTCGCGTCGAGGGTGAACGTGCGCAGGTCGC encodes the following:
- a CDS encoding alpha-L-fucosidase, whose translation is MTVSRRLFLAAAATTAVAASSNSLALAAPAAGGTTAAEPHFRIPISTADSPEEVVAKASLVRPTKRQIAWQSLEKTAFLHFGVNTFTGLEWGTGDEDPNVFQPTGLDTDQWARALRDGGFKLAILTVKHHDGFVLYPSRYTEHSVASSSWRDGRGDVLRSFADSMRKHGIKVGVYISPADENQYLDGVYANGSKRSARTIPTLVDGDDRAGGDLRTFTLDATDYGAHMLNQLYEVLTEYGPVDEVWFDGAQGRIPPEKVETYDWDSWYAVIRALAPGATMAVRGPDVRWVGNEGGLAREDEWSVVPVKDSGNGSVDYALRYDAPDQGSRDALAQSRSVAQYLQWWPAECDVSIRPGWFYHADQQPKSVDQLADIWFRSVGRNSVLLLNIPPDTDGLLPAADVARLKEFRERIDRELPEDLADGARVRDDGAGTRTVDLRTAREVDRIRLAEDIRHGQQVEQFVVEAKSGGAWTEVARAGTIGASRVLVLPAPVTAREWRLRITQTRTGPHIARFGLYRSRV